In Brassica rapa cultivar Chiifu-401-42 chromosome A06, CAAS_Brap_v3.01, whole genome shotgun sequence, a single window of DNA contains:
- the LOC103873321 gene encoding transcription factor MYB48 isoform X2: MDRTRRHHSGLNRTGKSCRLRWVNYLHPGLKRGKMTPQEERLVTELHAKWGNRWSKIARKLPGRTDNEIKNYWRTHMRKKAQEKKRHVSPSSSCSNCCSSSMTTTNTQDVSFESRMSSGKVSFYDTGGNREMNQEETKDGYSMDDIWKEIDHSAVNIIQPVKDIYLEQSYCLSYPNMASPTWESSLDSIWKMEEDKSKMSSFGNDQFPFCFQHSRSPWSSG, translated from the exons ATGGACAGAACAAGAAGACATCATTCTG GTTTGAACAGAACAGGAAAGAGTTGCAGGCTAAGGTGGGTTAACTATCTTCATCCTGGTCTCAAACGTGGCAAGATGACACCACAAGAAGAGCGTCTTGTCACTGAGCTTCACGCTAAATGGGGAAACAG GTGGTCAAAAATAGCTCGGAAATTGCCAGGAAGAACAGATAATGAGATAAAGAATTACTGGAGGACTCATATGAGGAAGAAAGCTCAAGAAAAGAAGCGTCATGTTTCTCCAAGTTCTTCATGTTCCAACTGCTGCTCTTCGTCTATGACCACTACCAATACTCAAGATGTGTCTTTTGAGTCACGTATGTCGTCAGGGAAAGTAAGCTTTTACGACACTGGAGGAAATAGGGAGATGAATCAAGAAGAAACCAAAGACGGATACTCAATGGATGATATATGGAAAGAGATTGATCACTCTGCAGTAAACATAATTCAACCAGTTAAAGACATCTATTTAGAGCAAAGCTATTGCTTAAGTTACCCCAATATGGCTTCTCCAACATGGGAAAGCTCCTTGGATTCTATATGGAAGATGGAAGAAGATAAAAGTAAGATGTCTTCCTTTGGAAATGATCAGTTTCCTTTCTGTTTCCAACACAGTAGATCACCATGGTCTTCAGGTTAA
- the LOC103873321 gene encoding transcription factor MYB48 isoform X1 — MVKQAEKEHYSNISDKERQRENKKKEMNMMQEENRKGPWTEQEDIILVNFVHLFGDRRWDFIAKVSGLNRTGKSCRLRWVNYLHPGLKRGKMTPQEERLVTELHAKWGNRWSKIARKLPGRTDNEIKNYWRTHMRKKAQEKKRHVSPSSSCSNCCSSSMTTTNTQDVSFESRMSSGKVSFYDTGGNREMNQEETKDGYSMDDIWKEIDHSAVNIIQPVKDIYLEQSYCLSYPNMASPTWESSLDSIWKMEEDKSKMSSFGNDQFPFCFQHSRSPWSSG, encoded by the exons ATGGTGAAGCAAGCTGAGAAAGAACATTATAGTAACATTAGTGAtaaagagagacagagagagaacaagaagaaagagatgaatATGATGCAAGAGGAAAACCGAAAGGGTCCATGGACAGAACAAGAAGACATCATTCTGGTAAATTTCGTACACTTATTTGGAGATCGGCGATGGGATTTTATAGCAAAAGTATCAG GTTTGAACAGAACAGGAAAGAGTTGCAGGCTAAGGTGGGTTAACTATCTTCATCCTGGTCTCAAACGTGGCAAGATGACACCACAAGAAGAGCGTCTTGTCACTGAGCTTCACGCTAAATGGGGAAACAG GTGGTCAAAAATAGCTCGGAAATTGCCAGGAAGAACAGATAATGAGATAAAGAATTACTGGAGGACTCATATGAGGAAGAAAGCTCAAGAAAAGAAGCGTCATGTTTCTCCAAGTTCTTCATGTTCCAACTGCTGCTCTTCGTCTATGACCACTACCAATACTCAAGATGTGTCTTTTGAGTCACGTATGTCGTCAGGGAAAGTAAGCTTTTACGACACTGGAGGAAATAGGGAGATGAATCAAGAAGAAACCAAAGACGGATACTCAATGGATGATATATGGAAAGAGATTGATCACTCTGCAGTAAACATAATTCAACCAGTTAAAGACATCTATTTAGAGCAAAGCTATTGCTTAAGTTACCCCAATATGGCTTCTCCAACATGGGAAAGCTCCTTGGATTCTATATGGAAGATGGAAGAAGATAAAAGTAAGATGTCTTCCTTTGGAAATGATCAGTTTCCTTTCTGTTTCCAACACAGTAGATCACCATGGTCTTCAGGTTAA
- the LOC103873319 gene encoding probable E3 ubiquitin-protein ligase ARI16 — translation METDGQSLYAVLTTNEVGEKMTREINQISEVFLLSKSDATLILISLRWNSFKASDRLGDDKEKLLSDLGLVKVFSSCQENDSVSSFAGQENLVSTPFCSHKFSETCWRSHLNNLLTEEEERVVLCPNPDCVAPVGPDTIEKLTEPAVKMMYNRYVLGSFVEANKESIKWCPAPGCEYAIELHEDLLEDDDLDFGVVCLCGHTFCWSCTLESHRPVTCNDASVWFSSTLDTLKSNAWLLENTKRCPNCNCHVQRTDDPVLRMITCICSCSFCWRCLLSEEEHNGNWNCVELLFQLSMKQVDDSSYLRLWETCLEEYENSKSDLKAIEENGVPRLTDNSSFNEQDVDAVKEATLLMVQCRLVLKWSCAYEYFIAMYQSPKTQYVKHLRGEARKTLLRHKATQEELMNKALTSGDFSSFKVELSYSSTITGNYFHEYVKTLESGFPEIQVDT, via the exons ATGGAAACCGATGGTCAATCACTTTACGCTGTTCTCACAACAAATGAAGTTGGTGAGAAGATGACGAGGGAAATCAACCAGATCTCGGAAGTCTTCTTGCTGTCCAAATCTGATGCAACCTTAATCCTAATCTCTCTCCGTTGGAACTCGTTCAAGGCTTCAGACCGTTTGGGCGACGACAAGGAGAAACTCCTCTCGGACTTAGGTTTGGTTAAAGTTTTCAGTTCGTGTCAAGAAAACGATTCTGTGTCTTCTTTCGCAGGTCAAGAAAATCTGGTCTCCACACCCTTTTGTTCACACAAGTTTTCTGAAACTTGTTGGAGAAGTCATCTCAACAACCTTCTgacggaggaggaagagagagtCGTCCTTTGCCCTAACCCAGACTGTGTTGCTCCAGTTGGACCCGATACGATTGAGAAACTCACAGAACCAGCTGTGAAGATGATGTACAATAGATACGTTCTGGGATCTTTCGTGGAGGCCAACAAGGAATCGATCAAGTGGTGTCCTGCGCCAGGTTGCGAATACGCCATCGAGCTTCATGAGGATCTGTTGGAAGATGATGATCTTGACTTTGGTGTGGTGTGTTTGTGTGGTCACACATTCTGTTGGAGTTGCACGCTCGAGTCACATCGACCCGTGACCTGCAACGATGCTTCTGTTTGGTTTAGCTCCACCTTGGATACGTTAAAGAGCAATGCTTGGCtccttgaaaacaccaaacgtTGTCCTAACTGCAACTGTCACGTGCAGAGGACCGATGACCCTGTTTTGAGAATGATAACTTGTATCTGCAG TTGTAGCTTCTGTTGGCGCTGCTTACTGTCAGAGGAAGAGCACAACGGAAACTGGAACTGTGTTGAACTCTTGTTTCAACTATCAATGAAACAAGTGGATGATTCTAGTTACCTGCGTCTGTGGGAGACATGTCTTGAAGAGTATGAGAATTCCAAGTCGGATCTCAAAGCCATAGAGGAGAACGGCGTTCCAAGACTGACGGATAACAGCAGTTTTAACGAGCAAGACGTTGATGCTGTAAAGGAAGCAACTCTGCTTATGGTCCAGTGTAGGCTTGTATTGAAATGGAGCTGTGCTTATGAATATTTCATAGCCATGTACCAAAGCCCCAAGACGCAGTATGTGAAGCACCTTCGAGGAGAAGCTCGAAAGACACTTCTTAGGCACAAAGCGACTCAAGAAGAGTTGATGAATAAAGCTCTCACATCTGGTGATTTCAGTTCCTTCAAGGTCGAGTTGTCTTACAGTTCAACAATCACTGGTAACTACTTCCATGAATACGTCAAGACTCTTGAAAGTGGTTTTCCTGAAATTCAGGTTGACACTTAG